In the genome of Spirochaetia bacterium, one region contains:
- a CDS encoding bifunctional fucokinase/L-fucose-1-P-guanylyltransferase has protein sequence MPNSQETFLAQTYSDAWSDYLFSLEKKTFPTWNWIIITAANNRQAESYRIQMNYNEATGCLPKSVKWAIVPDVNGERIGSGGATLNVFKYIIEHDNIDSLLKGKILIIHSGGDSKRIPQYSACGKLFAPVPRKLPNNKRATIFDELLIAVSGVPSRMISGVLVLPGDTDLLFNPLQLDLHDCDAAAFSMKASVAEGTEHGVFVNGKNGNVFSFLHKQSEEILKAEGAVDTYNQVDIDTGCIWMGNNLVRALLALITKNNKIDDYLFSTFVNSKVVLSYYADFLYPLAEKATLSAYYKETPEGIFCEELQKCRTIIWNILHKKCFLKLIRLNPAGYIHFGITQEMFDLFVNNINQYKFLGWQKQVICNLHSNAIGAANNSYIDPLACISSNSYIEDSVIGKQCIIENGSIISCLKLENQHIPSNIVLHCLKLKNGKFVCRIYGREDNPKSSMSGVFLGQSLQSIIHQYALQPQDIWNDAVPSIWNALLYPEADSSREALSLSLLLYHMAKGTATFEEVAVWKKRTRYSLKTSFVQADVAAILGWRRKVENYVRATECIQDILVGKQQKDCIKFLSQDVRLKEQILILKNHAKISPFPLNMRLYLAISELDKMKLNYIDDDFTTEDYETKAYECIKKVIIQDITTRYPFIFKREKLRKKVTIELPVRLNFCGSPTDAAPYCLEHGGTMLDSAMLVKGKKPIKAVARITNEKAITFKSFDLGLEEDYTNIEEIRNCGDPSDPFALHKAVLISSGVISKDFNDINDLYEQYGGGIYLSTSANLPKGSGLGTSSILAAAGIKAVHQLLNQDDSNDSVFAQVFAAEQLMATGGGWQDQAGGVIPGIKLIRSLPGINQKLFINPVVLPKSTVQDLQERLVLIFSGQRRLARNVLREEMNQTIRNDKKSLQILEKLQDICALMKLQLERGNVTRFAHYLTEQFKLVKKLDKGASNTCIEYIFAVCDDLIDGKSICGAGGGGFLMVILKNKITKKEIEKRIKDNFRDCGVEVWDCSLYFGEEDQ, from the coding sequence ATGCCAAATAGTCAAGAAACTTTTTTAGCCCAAACCTATAGTGATGCATGGTCAGATTATTTGTTTTCTCTCGAAAAAAAAACTTTTCCAACTTGGAATTGGATTATCATTACAGCAGCTAATAATAGACAAGCAGAATCGTATCGTATTCAAATGAACTATAATGAAGCTACAGGGTGTCTTCCAAAATCGGTGAAATGGGCTATTGTTCCCGATGTTAATGGCGAGCGCATTGGTTCTGGTGGTGCGACATTAAATGTGTTTAAGTATATTATTGAACACGATAATATCGATTCTTTATTAAAAGGAAAAATTTTAATTATTCACTCTGGGGGAGATAGTAAACGTATTCCCCAATATTCTGCATGTGGTAAATTGTTTGCTCCGGTTCCTCGAAAGTTACCTAATAACAAGCGTGCAACAATTTTTGATGAATTACTAATTGCCGTATCAGGTGTCCCTTCTAGAATGATTTCAGGAGTTTTAGTATTACCAGGTGACACTGATTTGCTTTTTAATCCTCTCCAACTTGATTTGCATGATTGTGATGCAGCAGCTTTCTCAATGAAAGCCAGCGTTGCTGAGGGAACAGAGCATGGTGTTTTTGTAAATGGCAAGAATGGCAATGTATTCAGTTTTCTGCATAAGCAGTCAGAAGAAATTTTAAAGGCAGAAGGTGCGGTGGATACATATAATCAAGTTGATATAGATACTGGTTGTATTTGGATGGGAAATAATTTGGTGAGAGCTCTTTTAGCATTAATTACTAAGAACAACAAAATTGATGATTATTTGTTTTCTACTTTTGTGAATTCTAAAGTTGTATTAAGTTATTATGCAGATTTCCTGTACCCTTTAGCGGAAAAGGCTACTCTATCTGCATATTACAAAGAAACCCCAGAAGGAATCTTTTGCGAAGAATTGCAGAAATGTCGTACTATAATTTGGAATATTTTGCATAAAAAATGCTTTTTAAAATTAATTCGATTAAATCCAGCAGGTTATATTCATTTTGGCATAACTCAAGAGATGTTTGATTTGTTTGTGAATAACATTAATCAATATAAGTTTCTTGGTTGGCAAAAACAAGTTATTTGTAATTTGCATTCTAATGCTATCGGTGCTGCAAATAATAGTTATATTGATCCTCTTGCTTGCATATCCTCAAATTCATATATTGAGGATTCAGTTATTGGTAAACAATGTATAATCGAAAATGGTAGTATAATTTCATGCCTCAAATTGGAAAATCAACACATACCAAGTAATATAGTGTTGCATTGTCTGAAATTAAAAAATGGAAAATTTGTATGCCGAATTTATGGTAGAGAGGATAATCCCAAAAGTTCTATGAGTGGAGTTTTTCTTGGACAATCGTTGCAGTCAATAATACATCAATATGCTCTACAACCTCAAGACATATGGAATGATGCTGTTCCCTCTATTTGGAATGCTTTACTTTATCCAGAAGCGGATAGCTCCAGAGAGGCTCTTTCATTATCACTGTTGCTTTATCATATGGCAAAGGGAACTGCTACATTTGAGGAAGTTGCTGTATGGAAAAAAAGGACTAGATATTCTTTAAAAACTAGTTTTGTTCAAGCTGATGTTGCAGCTATTTTGGGATGGAGGCGGAAAGTTGAAAATTATGTTCGTGCAACAGAATGTATCCAAGATATTTTGGTGGGTAAACAACAAAAAGATTGTATTAAATTTTTAAGTCAAGATGTTAGATTAAAAGAGCAAATTCTTATTCTGAAAAACCATGCAAAAATATCTCCTTTTCCATTGAATATGCGTCTTTATTTGGCAATATCTGAACTTGATAAAATGAAATTGAATTACATCGATGATGACTTTACAACGGAAGATTATGAAACTAAAGCATATGAGTGTATTAAAAAGGTTATTATACAAGATATAACTACTCGTTATCCCTTCATTTTCAAAAGAGAGAAACTAAGAAAGAAAGTAACCATTGAACTTCCTGTTAGGTTAAATTTTTGTGGTAGCCCAACTGATGCGGCTCCATATTGCCTTGAACATGGAGGAACAATGCTTGATAGTGCGATGCTTGTAAAAGGGAAAAAGCCAATAAAGGCAGTTGCTAGAATTACTAATGAAAAAGCTATTACATTCAAAAGCTTTGATCTTGGATTAGAGGAAGATTATACTAATATTGAAGAAATAAGAAATTGTGGTGATCCTTCTGATCCATTTGCTTTGCATAAAGCTGTGCTTATTTCAAGTGGTGTTATTTCTAAGGATTTCAATGATATTAATGACTTATACGAGCAATATGGCGGTGGAATATATTTATCTACATCGGCAAATCTTCCAAAAGGTTCAGGGTTGGGAACAAGCAGTATTCTTGCAGCGGCGGGGATAAAAGCAGTTCATCAGTTACTTAATCAAGATGATAGCAATGATTCTGTTTTTGCGCAGGTTTTTGCTGCTGAACAACTGATGGCGACTGGTGGTGGTTGGCAAGATCAAGCGGGCGGTGTAATTCCAGGTATTAAACTTATTCGCTCGTTGCCTGGTATAAACCAGAAGTTGTTTATTAATCCGGTGGTTTTGCCGAAATCTACAGTTCAGGATTTACAAGAGAGACTTGTTTTGATTTTTTCTGGGCAGCGACGTCTAGCAAGGAACGTTTTAAGAGAAGAAATGAATCAAACAATTAGGAATGACAAAAAATCATTACAGATTTTAGAAAAATTACAAGATATTTGTGCTTTGATGAAATTGCAACTTGAGCGTGGAAATGTAACAAGATTTGCACATTACCTAACAGAACAATTTAAATTAGTGAAAAAATTAGACAAAGGAGCATCAAATACTTGTATTGAATATATTTTTGCTGTATGTGATGACCTAATTGATGGAAAATCAATTTGTGGTGCTGGTGGTGGAGGGTTTTTAATGGTTATATTAAAAAATAAAATTACTAAAAAGGAAATAGAGAAGCGTATTAAAGATAATTTTCGAGATTGTGGTGTTGAAGTTTGGGACTGTTCGCTTTATTTTGGAGAAGAAGACCAATAA
- a CDS encoding KpsF/GutQ family sugar-phosphate isomerase, with product MDSKELTIAKQVFSTEIAGLKKIRDNLGTSFLAIITLILNCQGKIILIGMGKSGHVARKIAATMSSLGSCAISLHPGECMHGDLGMIQKQDLIILISYSGESEEIIRIIPNIRMIGSTIIGITSNKNSTVAQKVDVVQIFEDVHEACHLGLAPTTSTTIAMVYGDALAVTVSILKGFDKKDFGLLHPAGSLGKRLTIRAVDLMHAVPTQQILHMDSFLSDALMVMIESGMEIITISDEKEKIIGIIDEKTIKSALISGIDIYSQTVSCYIRKFPIFMDVSAMAIDALTIMNENDLTSIPIVNEERVIGIIKKTDILKVGICQ from the coding sequence ATGGATTCAAAAGAACTAACTATAGCTAAACAAGTATTCTCTACTGAAATAGCTGGGCTAAAGAAAATTAGAGACAATTTAGGTACTAGTTTTCTTGCTATTATCACTTTAATTTTAAACTGTCAAGGAAAGATAATTCTCATTGGAATGGGAAAAAGTGGGCATGTAGCCCGAAAAATAGCAGCAACGATGTCAAGTCTTGGAAGCTGTGCTATTAGTTTACATCCAGGGGAATGTATGCATGGCGATTTGGGGATGATTCAGAAGCAAGATTTAATCATTCTTATCAGTTATAGTGGCGAAAGCGAGGAAATAATACGTATTATACCTAATATTCGAATGATTGGATCAACAATAATTGGTATTACTAGTAATAAAAATTCTACTGTTGCCCAAAAGGTAGATGTTGTTCAAATATTTGAAGATGTTCATGAAGCTTGCCATTTAGGTCTTGCGCCGACAACAAGTACGACAATAGCAATGGTATATGGTGATGCATTGGCTGTGACAGTTTCTATTTTAAAGGGGTTTGATAAAAAAGATTTTGGACTTTTACACCCAGCTGGTTCTTTAGGAAAACGTTTAACAATTCGTGCTGTTGATTTAATGCATGCAGTACCTACTCAACAAATATTACATATGGATTCGTTCCTTTCTGATGCTTTGATGGTAATGATAGAAAGCGGAATGGAAATAATAACTATTTCCGATGAAAAAGAAAAAATAATTGGAATAATAGATGAAAAAACAATCAAGAGTGCTCTTATTTCAGGAATTGATATTTATTCACAAACAGTAAGTTGCTATATTAGGAAATTTCCTATTTTTATGGATGTTTCGGCAATGGCGATAGATGCTTTAACTATAATGAATGAAAACGACCTTACTTCGATACCTATTGTTAATGAAGAACGAGTAATAGGCATAATTAAAAAAACAGATATTTTAAAAGTTGGGATATGTCAATGA
- a CDS encoding Cof-type HAD-IIB family hydrolase, whose protein sequence is MINSFRLLALDLDGTLTNSEKQITAKTFEVVTKVLQLGVNIVLASGRPVLGINPIAKQLQLYRLGGFILANNGGYVLDCKKRKIVSEQLISQIYYSEICSMARAYNIQPLTYNEKGVLAESLVDPYIQKEAFNNGTIIQKVDCLENSISKEVPKFMIVGNPRLIEKALNPIKKHFSGVLNVFLSEPYFIEIVPLGVEKAHSLHKLLIYLGLRRENLIAIGDGLNDLPMLKYAGFSIAMGNACDTVKENVNAVTRSNDEDGVAFALEKFIL, encoded by the coding sequence ATGATAAATAGCTTTAGATTATTAGCATTGGACTTAGATGGAACGTTAACGAACTCAGAAAAGCAAATAACTGCAAAAACATTTGAGGTCGTTACAAAAGTTCTACAATTGGGAGTTAATATTGTTCTTGCTTCTGGTAGACCTGTTTTAGGAATTAATCCTATAGCGAAACAATTACAATTATATCGTTTAGGTGGTTTTATTCTTGCTAATAATGGTGGATACGTACTCGATTGTAAAAAAAGGAAAATAGTATCAGAACAATTAATTTCTCAAATATATTATTCTGAAATATGCTCTATGGCAAGAGCTTATAATATTCAGCCTTTAACTTATAATGAAAAAGGTGTACTTGCTGAGTCCTTAGTTGATCCTTATATTCAAAAAGAAGCTTTTAACAATGGAACAATTATTCAAAAAGTAGATTGTCTTGAAAATTCTATTTCAAAAGAAGTTCCTAAATTTATGATTGTTGGAAACCCTAGATTAATAGAAAAAGCGCTGAATCCTATCAAAAAGCATTTTTCAGGTGTTTTAAATGTGTTTTTATCTGAGCCTTATTTCATTGAGATTGTACCTTTAGGTGTTGAAAAAGCTCATTCATTACATAAGTTATTAATTTATCTTGGCTTGAGAAGAGAAAATCTTATAGCAATCGGCGATGGTTTAAATGATTTACCTATGTTAAAATATGCAGGTTTTTCAATTGCTATGGGAAATGCTTGCGATACGGTAAAAGAGAATGTGAATGCTGTTACTCGTTCTAATGATGAAGATGGTGTTGCTTTTGCATTAGAGAAATTTATTTTATAA
- a CDS encoding IS3 family transposase (programmed frameshift) — MERRNRYTPEFKAKIVMEVLRETETVNQIAARYQLNPQMVSLWKREFARHAPDLFGRRKDGEAKLRKELQEKEDRYQKIIGGLNYELNPLWGENLASGSNTEERLALYDPDEKRISVSRQAQLLEVNRTSLYRTGKAKEPGRRELREIEAMNRMDEIYTAHPYYGCRRIHAVLKAEGFAIGREHVLHLMHRMGIRAVCPGRNLSRLYQRQYTRPYLLKGLAVTRPDQVWAVDITYIRMSRGYMYLFVIIDVYSRYVVGWELSSTLEKEFVLACLERAYAVRVPEIQNSDQGAHFTNADYTALLEGNGIRISMDGRRRALDNIFVERFFRTLKYEEIYLNAYAGPRDLRKALRKYIAYYNDERPHQSLGYKSPKAYYRPDRLVKIQIA, encoded by the exons ATGGAAAGACGAAACAGGTACACTCCGGAATTCAAGGCCAAGATCGTGATGGAAGTGCTCAGGGAAACCGAGACCGTCAACCAGATTGCGGCCCGCTACCAGCTCAACCCGCAGATGGTGAGCCTGTGGAAGCGAGAGTTCGCCAGGCATGCCCCTGACCTCTTCGGCCGCCGCAAGGACGGCGAGGCAAAGCTGAGGAAGGAGCTGCAGGAAAAGGAAGACCGGTACCAGAAGATCATCGGAGGGCTCAACTACGAGCTGAACCC CCTCTGGGGGGAAAATCTGGCCTCGGGAAGCAACACTGAGGAACGGCTGGCCCTGTACGATCCGGATGAGAAAAGAATATCGGTTTCCAGGCAGGCACAACTACTGGAAGTGAACAGGACAAGCCTTTATCGGACAGGCAAGGCAAAGGAACCAGGCAGGCGTGAGTTGCGGGAGATAGAAGCCATGAACCGGATGGACGAAATCTACACGGCCCATCCGTACTATGGCTGCCGCAGGATACATGCCGTGCTGAAAGCGGAAGGCTTTGCCATAGGCAGGGAGCATGTGCTGCACCTGATGCACAGGATGGGCATACGTGCCGTCTGCCCGGGACGGAACCTGAGCAGGCTGTACCAGCGGCAATATACCCGGCCCTACCTGCTGAAGGGGCTTGCGGTGACCAGGCCAGACCAGGTATGGGCGGTGGACATCACCTACATCCGCATGAGCAGGGGCTACATGTACCTGTTCGTGATCATCGACGTCTACAGCAGGTATGTGGTCGGCTGGGAGCTCTCCAGCACGCTGGAGAAGGAATTCGTGCTGGCCTGCCTGGAACGGGCCTACGCGGTGAGGGTGCCAGAGATACAGAACAGCGACCAGGGTGCCCATTTCACCAATGCCGACTATACCGCGCTGCTGGAAGGCAACGGCATCAGGATCAGCATGGACGGCAGGCGCAGGGCGCTGGACAACATCTTCGTGGAACGGTTCTTCAGGACGCTGAAGTATGAGGAGATATACCTCAATGCCTATGCAGGTCCCAGGGACCTGAGGAAGGCACTGAGGAAGTACATCGCCTACTACAACGATGAGAGGCCGCACCAATCACTGGGCTACAAGAGCCCGAAGGCCTATTACCGGCCTGACAGGCTAGTGAAGATACAGATTGCATAA
- a CDS encoding nucleotide sugar dehydrogenase — protein MTESSNVKDTYTIVVAGIGYVGLANAILLSQHNKVFAVDIVQKKVDMINRGESPLVDTEIIEYLQHKKEHRLDLSATTDGASVYPKADFVMISTPTNYDPERNYFDTSSIDAVMELIISSCAPDRLPVVVIKSTVPVGYTKELRKKYRYGKIIFSPEFLRESKALYDDLYPSRIIVGGTEGLREEAAEFARLLKEGSHKRGTGFIDPVTGKPEEDAAVLLMNSTEAEAVKLFANTYLALRVSFMNELDTYAEVRGLDTKSILDGVCLDPRIGGHYNNPSFGYGGYCLPKDSKQLLANYDNVPQNIMTAIVDANRTRKDFVSASILRLAGRLSGHDVLNGDADAVTVGIYRLTMKSNSDNFRHSSIQGVMKRIKAKGVKVIVWEPTMHDGPFFGSEVYDGEDGHTLEAFKQACTVIVANRWDDELKDCSDKVYCRDIFRRD, from the coding sequence ATGACAGAATCTTCAAACGTAAAAGATACATATACGATCGTAGTAGCCGGTATCGGCTACGTAGGACTGGCCAACGCCATACTGCTCAGCCAGCACAACAAGGTCTTTGCAGTGGATATCGTCCAGAAGAAGGTGGACATGATCAACAGGGGAGAAAGCCCCCTGGTCGATACTGAGATCATCGAGTACCTGCAGCACAAGAAGGAACATCGGCTTGATCTGAGTGCTACCACGGACGGTGCTTCTGTCTATCCCAAGGCAGATTTTGTCATGATATCAACACCGACCAACTATGATCCTGAGAGAAACTATTTCGATACCAGTTCCATTGATGCCGTGATGGAACTGATCATTTCATCCTGTGCACCGGACCGGCTTCCCGTGGTCGTCATCAAGTCTACGGTACCTGTAGGCTATACCAAGGAACTGCGGAAGAAGTACCGGTATGGGAAGATCATCTTCAGCCCTGAATTCCTGAGGGAATCGAAGGCCCTCTATGACGACCTGTATCCCAGCAGGATCATCGTGGGTGGGACAGAAGGACTGAGGGAAGAAGCTGCCGAGTTTGCCCGGTTGCTGAAAGAGGGTTCGCACAAGAGGGGAACCGGCTTCATTGATCCTGTGACAGGAAAACCAGAGGAAGATGCAGCTGTCCTGCTGATGAATTCGACTGAGGCCGAGGCCGTGAAGCTGTTTGCCAATACCTACCTTGCCCTGCGTGTCTCGTTCATGAACGAACTGGATACCTATGCGGAGGTGAGGGGACTGGATACGAAGTCGATCCTGGACGGAGTCTGCCTAGACCCGAGGATCGGCGGGCACTACAACAACCCGTCGTTCGGCTACGGCGGCTACTGTCTGCCCAAGGACAGCAAGCAGCTGCTTGCGAACTATGACAATGTGCCGCAGAACATCATGACGGCCATCGTCGATGCCAACCGTACGCGCAAGGACTTTGTCAGTGCTTCGATACTCAGGCTTGCCGGCAGGCTTTCCGGACATGATGTGCTGAACGGTGATGCAGATGCCGTGACGGTCGGCATATACCGGCTTACAATGAAGAGCAATTCGGACAACTTCAGGCATTCCTCCATCCAGGGAGTGATGAAGCGCATCAAGGCCAAGGGCGTGAAGGTAATCGTCTGGGAGCCGACCATGCATGACGGTCCGTTTTTCGGAAGCGAAGTGTATGATGGGGAAGACGGACATACGCTGGAAGCCTTCAAGCAGGCATGTACGGTGATCGTAGCCAACCGCTGGGATGACGAACTGAAGGACTGCAGTGACAAGGTCTACTGCAGGGATATCTTCAGGAGGGATTGA
- a CDS encoding NAD-dependent epimerase/dehydratase family protein translates to MNRTILITGAAGFIGFHVAKALLEQDKDIAVIGYDNVNDYYDPSLKEDRLRLLAPYANFTFIRADLADKDKVDETFKTYRPSIVLNLAAQAGVRYSITNPDAYIQSNIIGFYNILEACRHSLKGEVPVEHLVYASSSSVYGLNSKVPFSTEDKVDQPVSLYAATKKSNELLAHAYTHLYHFPTTGLRFFTVYGPWGRPDMAYFKFTNRIVKGEPVQIYNYGDMWRDFTYIDDIVKGILSILPHPPVANSNGGRYKVYNIGNNKPEKIMDYFKVLEDSLEMKMKVEFLPMQPGDVYKTYADVDDLIKDFGFKPSTTIEEGLAKFVAWYKEYYHYPCK, encoded by the coding sequence ATGAACAGGACTATACTTATCACCGGCGCTGCCGGTTTTATCGGATTCCATGTTGCAAAAGCATTGCTGGAACAAGACAAGGACATTGCTGTCATCGGTTATGACAACGTAAATGATTATTATGACCCGTCCCTGAAGGAAGACCGTCTCAGATTATTGGCACCTTATGCCAATTTTACCTTCATACGTGCAGACCTGGCTGACAAGGACAAGGTTGACGAGACGTTCAAGACTTATAGGCCTTCGATCGTATTGAACCTGGCAGCCCAGGCAGGTGTCAGGTATTCCATTACGAATCCTGATGCCTACATACAGTCGAACATCATCGGATTTTACAATATCCTGGAGGCCTGCAGGCATTCCCTGAAGGGTGAAGTGCCGGTAGAGCATCTCGTCTATGCCTCCAGCTCTTCTGTCTATGGGCTCAACAGCAAGGTGCCTTTCAGTACCGAGGATAAAGTCGACCAGCCTGTATCCTTATATGCTGCAACAAAGAAATCGAACGAACTGCTTGCCCATGCCTATACCCATCTCTATCACTTTCCGACTACCGGCCTGAGGTTCTTCACTGTCTATGGGCCATGGGGCAGGCCTGACATGGCTTACTTCAAGTTCACCAACAGGATTGTAAAAGGTGAACCTGTACAGATATACAACTATGGGGACATGTGGCGCGACTTTACCTACATAGATGACATCGTGAAGGGTATACTGTCCATCCTACCGCATCCGCCTGTTGCAAACAGCAACGGAGGCAGGTACAAGGTCTATAACATCGGCAACAACAAACCTGAGAAGATCATGGATTACTTCAAGGTGCTGGAGGATTCCCTGGAAATGAAGATGAAAGTCGAATTCCTGCCGATGCAGCCTGGGGATGTCTACAAGACCTATGCAGACGTGGATGACCTTATCAAGGATTTCGGTTTCAAGCCGAGTACTACCATTGAGGAAGGTCTTGCAAAGTTTGTGGCTTGGTACAAGGAATATTATCATTATCCTTGTAAATAG
- a CDS encoding ISL3 family transposase has product MNDYIRIPSGLEGFSNTGTKAVQTATGRPMYLIEGTLAREESPACPRCGARLHVHDAYATRLRHLAFGRSLTALSFVRRRYVCPACHAYSMQQVPFKSERHRMTRALEQYARDLLAHGLTNTEVAMLTGLGRNTVKDIDLQRLRDRYTQGGTRLRKPGRQARHVGVDEFLLHAGHRYAVIFIDLDTGHVLFIARGRKKQTVHDFIDFVGEEWMDGVEAVACDMNSDFQEVFEERCRHIQVVFDHFHIRRNLSDKLISAVRKDEQRRLLAEGDKEGARMLKKTRYILTASRATLEKRDREAAEGKMRGKAGTLFGGTGVKLAGGRQEKYRQLLESNALLLTADIVKEKLAHAYTLTDEALMAREMWEIMDLCDATGNRHFRWFSRLLSNHFEGIIAHATFRISTGKVEGTNNLIKTVRRKAYGYRDDEYFFLKIMDASRKDTKRYSKSPKLYA; this is encoded by the coding sequence ATGAATGACTATATCAGAATACCTTCCGGACTGGAAGGGTTTTCCAATACCGGGACAAAAGCCGTCCAGACAGCCACAGGCCGCCCCATGTACCTCATCGAGGGGACCCTTGCCAGGGAGGAAAGCCCGGCATGCCCCCGATGCGGGGCACGGCTGCATGTCCACGATGCCTATGCCACGAGGCTCAGGCACCTTGCCTTCGGGCGGAGCCTTACCGCCCTCAGCTTCGTCCGCCGTCGCTATGTCTGTCCGGCATGCCATGCATACAGCATGCAGCAGGTCCCGTTCAAGTCGGAGCGGCACCGGATGACGAGGGCCCTGGAGCAGTATGCGCGGGACCTGCTTGCCCATGGCCTCACGAACACCGAGGTTGCCATGCTCACCGGGCTCGGGCGCAACACGGTCAAGGACATAGACCTGCAGCGCCTCAGGGACCGCTACACCCAAGGGGGAACCCGCCTCAGGAAGCCGGGAAGGCAGGCGCGGCATGTGGGGGTGGATGAGTTCCTCCTCCATGCGGGGCACCGGTATGCGGTCATCTTCATCGACCTGGACACGGGGCATGTGCTCTTCATCGCAAGGGGAAGGAAGAAGCAGACGGTGCATGACTTCATCGACTTCGTCGGGGAGGAGTGGATGGACGGCGTAGAGGCGGTGGCATGCGACATGAACTCCGACTTCCAGGAGGTGTTCGAGGAAAGATGCAGGCACATACAGGTCGTGTTCGACCATTTCCACATCCGCAGGAACCTTTCCGACAAGCTCATCTCGGCGGTCAGGAAGGACGAGCAGCGGAGGCTGCTTGCCGAAGGTGACAAGGAAGGCGCGAGGATGCTCAAGAAGACCAGATATATCCTTACCGCATCAAGGGCCACGCTGGAGAAGCGCGACAGGGAGGCCGCGGAAGGCAAGATGCGGGGCAAGGCAGGTACCTTGTTCGGCGGCACCGGGGTGAAGCTGGCGGGGGGCAGGCAGGAGAAATACAGGCAGCTGCTGGAAAGCAACGCGCTCCTGCTCACCGCCGACATCGTCAAGGAGAAGCTTGCCCATGCCTATACGCTTACGGACGAGGCCCTGATGGCAAGGGAGATGTGGGAAATCATGGACCTGTGCGATGCTACCGGCAACAGGCATTTCCGCTGGTTCTCGAGGCTGCTGTCGAACCACTTCGAGGGCATCATCGCCCATGCGACCTTCAGGATTTCGACAGGGAAGGTCGAAGGTACCAACAACCTGATCAAGACAGTAAGGAGGAAGGCCTACGGCTACAGGGATGACGAGTACTTCTTCCTCAAGATCATGGATGCGAGCAGGAAGGATACCAAACGCTATTCAAAATCCCCCAAACTTTATGCATGA